One genomic window of Cydia strobilella chromosome 11, ilCydStro3.1, whole genome shotgun sequence includes the following:
- the LOC134745529 gene encoding anamorsin homolog, whose protein sequence is MNTLKSGDNVLVIWKGSEQNALSKIVADIQSATNNGNVVLENSEMITETSRPQSSFNMILSNIVPPHSVTHSDSLLATLIKLLKPSGKLVVKDASDISSALKLNGFLNVTQADGVYTAEKPKFEVGSKAQLKLGSKPAVWKLDDTVEVAWTGDNDDDIIDSDQLLDEDDLKKPDKESLRVCATTGKRKACADCSCGLAEELNGQVKETPKSSCGSCYLGDAFRCATCPYLGMPAFKPGEKVLLDLKSDI, encoded by the exons ATGAATACCTTAAAGAGCGGCGATAATGTGTTAGTTATTTGGAAAGGCAGCGAACAAAACGCGCTGAGCAAAATAGTGGCTGACATTCAAAGTGCGACGAATAATGGTAATGTCGTTCTCGAAAATTCGGAAATGATTACTGAAA cTTCAAGGCCACAGTCATCTTTCAACATGATACTCTCCAACATTGTCCCTCCACACTCTGTCACCCACAGTGACAGTCTCCTGGCAACCCTGATCAAACTCCTCAAACCCAGTGGCAAGTTGGTGGTGAAGGATGCTTCAGACATTAGCTCAGCACTCAAACTAAATGGGTTCCTCAATGTAACACAAGCTGATGGTGTCTACACAGCTGAGAAGCCTAAATTTGAG GTAGGATCAAAAGCACAGCTGAAACTAGGCAGCAAGCCAGCAGTATGGAAACTAGATGATACAGTGGAGGTGGCCTGGACGGGGGACAATGATGACGACATCATTGACTCTGACCAGCTGCTGGACGAAGATGATCTCAAGAAACCTGATAAAGAATCACTTAGAG TGTGCGCCACAACGGGTAAGCGGAAGGCGTGCGCAGATTGCTCGTGCGGTTTGGCTGAGGAACTCAATGGACAGGTCAAAGAAACTCCCAAGTCTTCTTGTGGAAGC TGTTACCTGGGCGACGCGTTCCGCTGCGCGACGTGCCCGTACCTCGGCATGCCGGCCTTCAAGCCCGGCGAGAAAGTGCTGCTGGACCTTAAGTCCGACATCTGA
- the LOC134745164 gene encoding ataxin-1-like, translating to MISARLPGEALAQLGQLGPLGLYPPPPPAGMTPEFLAPPPRPYARYAQRRPRDMPAPPNPQSPSFPSYPTFLPHPSYAYNLYRAGPRAPQSPANYPLHRPTSGFVPPAPASHSPPVSAPAPLPPVHRDEPPISPERGAPAAYFCRGALIRLEDGSLRRVEEMRTEDFVMSAEHSGDLALTQCTLLRLDERGDRLALTLTYDRNRAQVELDSTVDHPFFVYGRGWASCKPERTLARYGLHVQRLQVGDVCVSLVARKHASASLPPHPSSAPPQTHPENLSVKEDARKRRWSASDVLEDDRPLPKKR from the exons ATGATCTCGGCGAGACTCCCCGGCGAGGCGCTGGCCCAGCTGGGGCAGCTCGGGCCGCTGGGGCTGTACCCGCCGCCACCGCCGGCCGGCATGACGCCCGAGTTCCTCGCGCCGCCGCCCCGGCCCTACGCGCGCTACGCGCAGCGCCGCCCGCGCGACATGCCCGCGCCCCCCAACCCCCAATCTCCCTCGTTTCCTAGCTATCCGACCTTCCTCCCGCATCCGTCGTACGCGTACAACCTGTACCGGGCGGGCCCTCGGGCGCCGCAGTCGCCGGCCAACTACCCCCTGCACCGGCCCACGTCGGGCTTCGTGCCGCCGGCTCCGGCGTCCCATTCACCACCAGTGTCTGCGCCGGCGCCTTTACCTCCTGTCCACAGAGAC GAACCTCCAATTTCACCCGAGCGCGGCGCGCCCGCGGCATACTTCTGCCGTGGTGCCCTCATTCGACTCGAGGATGGTTCGCTTCGGCGCGTCGAAGAGATGAGGACAGAAGACTTTGTGATGAGCGCAGAGCACAGTGGTGACCTGGCGTTGACTCAATGCACGCTGCTACGGCTTGACGAGCGGGGCGACCGGCTCGCGCTCACGCTGACGTACGATAGGAACCGGGCACAG GTGGAGCTGGACTCGACCGTAGACCACCCGTTCTTCGTGTACGGGCGTGGCTGGGCGTCCTGCAAGCCGGAGCGCACGCTGGCGCGGTACGGGTTGCACGTCCAACGACTGCAAGTAGGAGATGTGTGCGTGTCTCTAGTCGCCAGGAAGCACGCCTCCGCGTCTCTCCCCCCGCACCCCTCCTCCGCGCCTCCTCAGACGCACCCGGAGAACCTCAGCGTTAAGGAAGACGCTCGCAAGCGGCGGTGGTCCGCTTCAGACGTGCTCGAAGACGACCGCCCCCTTCCAAAGAAACGCTGA